The nucleotide sequence AAATGCTCCCGCCAGAACAGCACCCCGATGATGGCGCTGACCACGGTGCCGATGCCGGAGAATACGGCATAGGCGATGCCCAGGCTGATGGTGTCCATGGCCAGATACAGCAGGCTCAAGGAGGCGCTGAAGCCCAGCGCGATCAGCAGCACACCCCGTCGGCGGCGGTGGTTGGCGTATTGATTGAAACCGGTGACGCCGACGACTTCACAGCAGCCGGCGGCGATCAGATAGACCCAATCCATGTCATCCCTCCTGCTCATTCACTGACGGTGGTCTGTGGTGTGGCACTTGCGTGAGTCCGCTTGTGGCCGGGCGCGCCGGGGGCCGTCTTGAGCACGATGATGCCGATCAGCATCAGCACCACGAAGCCCAGCGTGGACCACTGGAACTCGAGATCGAAGAACAGCAGGTCAGTCACCACCGTCCCCAGCGTGCCCAGGCCGACGAAGATGGCGTAGGTGGTGCTGGCGGGCAGTGCCCTGGCGATCTGGGTGACCAGACTCAGGCTGATGATGACCAGCAGCACCGTCAGTGCCCATTCCAGGGGAGTGTCGGCGACCTTCAGGCCCGTGGCCCAGCCGATTT is from Cobetia marina and encodes:
- a CDS encoding DMT family transporter, with protein sequence MDWVYLIAAGCCEVVGVTGFNQYANHRRRRGVLLIALGFSASLSLLYLAMDTISLGIAYAVFSGIGTVVSAIIGVLFWREHFSFRRMACIGLIVLSIVGLNLTGGH
- a CDS encoding DMT family transporter, with protein sequence MRITLYFLISTLCEIGWATGLKVADTPLEWALTVLLVIISLSLVTQIARALPASTTYAIFVGLGTLGTVVTDLLFFDLEFQWSTLGFVVLMLIGIIVLKTAPGAPGHKRTHASATPQTTVSE